GCTGTCGTTCCAGATCACCGTGGTCTGCTGCGGCAGCACCGAGAAGAAGGAGCGGGCGTGGCGGTACTGCGCCTCGTCGGCGCGGTCGAGCCCGACGATGATCCGGTGCAGGTAGGTGACGCGGCTCAGTTCGCGCAGGATATGGGGCAGCGCGTCGCCCTCGAGCTCGGAGTAGAGCGAGGGCAGGATCAGCGAGATCTTGCGGCTCTGCGCGAAGGTCTCGAGCTCGTAGACCATCTCCTCGAGCGGGCGCGAGCGCAGATTGTGGAACTGGGCGATGTTGCCGTTCTGCTGGAAGTCGGCCATGGCGGTGGTCTCCTAGAGCCCGAGGTCTGCAAGTAGGTCGAGGATCGCGGCGTTCCAGCCGTCGGGGCCGGGCAGGGCGCTGCGGCGGATGCGCCCCGTGGCCTCGCCGGGCAGGGGCGGGATGGGGGTGCCGTGATCGTTGCGGATGATGACGCCGTGGTCGGCGGCCTCGATCATCTCGATGTCATTGGGCGCATCGCCGAGCGCGAGGGACGTCTCGCAGCCGAGCTCGGCCATGATCGCCGCCATCTGCTGCGCCTTGGTGCCGCCGAAGGACAGCGTCAGGAACCGCCCGCCCTTGCGCGCGTGGATGCCCTTGCCGGCCAGCGCGGCGAGAAAGGCATCCTGCCCGGTCTCGCTGCCGGACCAGAGCCCGGGCTCGGTGAAGCGGCGTTTGCGGGCGAGGGCGGCGCCGTCGAGGGACAGGCCGGTGATGCGGGCCACCTCGGCGACGTCCATGTCGCCGAAGCCCCGGAAATGACTGGCATGATCGGGAAGCTCCGCCAGCGCGGCGCGCAGCCTGTCGTAGACGGGTGCATCTTTGGCAAGGTCTCCGGGCCGCACCCGGTCGGCCCCGTTCTCGACGATGGCGGGCCAGTCGCCGAGGCCAAGCTCGGCCTGCAGCGGCGCGATCTCGGCGGCGGTCTTGGAGGAGGCGAGGATGAGCGGGATGCGCCGCTGCCGCAGTGCCTCGAGCGCGGGCCGGGCGGCGGCGTGGGAGTAGCTGCCATGGTCGAGCAGCGTCCCGTCGAGATCGGTGAATACCGCCAGCCGCATGTCCCTGCCTTTCCCCGAGCCTTTCCCCCGGGGTCAGTAAACCGGATGGGACGCGGCAAGGGAACCGCAGGGGGCCGGGAAAATGGCTCCGCGCCGCGACTTGCCCGATTCAGGGCAGCCAC
The Salipiger sp. H15 DNA segment above includes these coding regions:
- a CDS encoding HAD-IIB family hydrolase, coding for MRLAVFTDLDGTLLDHGSYSHAAARPALEALRQRRIPLILASSKTAAEIAPLQAELGLGDWPAIVENGADRVRPGDLAKDAPVYDRLRAALAELPDHASHFRGFGDMDVAEVARITGLSLDGAALARKRRFTEPGLWSGSETGQDAFLAALAGKGIHARKGGRFLTLSFGGTKAQQMAAIMAELGCETSLALGDAPNDIEMIEAADHGVIIRNDHGTPIPPLPGEATGRIRRSALPGPDGWNAAILDLLADLGL